The Staphylococcus saprophyticus subsp. saprophyticus ATCC 15305 = NCTC 7292 genome contains the following window.
CAATGGATACAATCCATTCGATTATCTCTTTTCTCAATTTTTACACCTCGTCTATTTAATTGAAGTCTACCGTGAATTTTTTAAATGGGTAATATCTCATACTAACATTACCGATAATATCTTCTTTCTTAATATAGCCCAATATCCTAGAATCATGCTTATTCGTACGTTGATCATTGAGCACAAAATAAGCATTTGGTGGTATGATATCACTTTCAGAATTTTTTATATCCCTAAGTGATAAATTTTCTATGCTGTTTTGGGTAAAAGGTTCATCAACTTGCCTATCATCTCTAATAAGCTTACCGCCTTTAAAAGCAATCGACTGCCCAGGCTTGCCAATAATTCTACTATATTGGATATCATCACCATTACGATACATTATAATATCATTATTATCTAACAAATCAAATGTTGGTTTTATTTTATTTACAAATATACGATCATTTTCCTTTAGATTCGGAGACATTGTATTATCTTTCACCACTGAACCAGTAATAACAAAAGCTTGAATCAACAGTACTATAATAATCGCAATTATAATTGAAATCAAATGTTTTAATATTTTTCGCAAGTTGTCACTCCTCCGACGAACTCATAAAATGTTTCTCAATCTTCCTTCCAACGAACCAAACGATGATAATGACAACCACAATTGTAATCAATC
Protein-coding sequences here:
- the lepB gene encoding signal peptidase I, which gives rise to MRKILKHLISIIIAIIIVLLIQAFVITGSVVKDNTMSPNLKENDRIFVNKIKPTFDLLDNNDIIMYRNGDDIQYSRIIGKPGQSIAFKGGKLIRDDRQVDEPFTQNSIENLSLRDIKNSESDIIPPNAYFVLNDQRTNKHDSRILGYIKKEDIIGNVSMRYYPFKKFTVDFN